The genomic DNA CGGGCCAGGGCCACCGGCGGGACGCCGTAGTTGGGCATGAAGGCCCGCTCGAACCTGTCGTACAGGCTCGGGTGGTCACTCATCGGGCATCACCATGGTTCCGATTCCTTCGTCGGTGAAGATCTCCAGAAGCAGCGCGTGGGGCACCCGGCCGTCGAGCACGTGGGCCCGTGGGACGCCGCCGCGCACCGCTGTCAGGCATGCCCCCATCTTGGGGACCATACCGCTGGACAGGGTGGGCATGAGGGCTTCGAGCTCCGTGGCGGCCAGCTCGTCGATCACGTCGGTGTCGTCGGGCCAGTTGGCGTACAGGCCCTCGACGTCGGTGAGGATGACGAGCTTCTGGGCGCCCAGGGCGACGGCCAGCGCGGCGGCCGCGGTGTCGGCATTTACATTGTAGATTTCTCCGTCGGCGCCGCGGGCGATGCTGGAGACGACGGGGATGCGGCCGTCGTCGAGCAGGGCCTGGACGGCGCCGGGCTCGACCTTGACGATCTCGCCGACCTGGCCGATGTCGACGGGCTCGCCGTCGACGAGCGCGTGCTTGCGCTCGGCGGTGAACAGGTGGGCGTCCTCGCCGGACAGGCCCACGGCGAACGGGCCGTGCCGGTTGATCAGGCCGACCACGTCGCGGTTGACCTGGCCGACGAGCACCATCCTGACGACCTGCATGGCCTCGGGCGTGGTGACCCGCAGACCGGCGGTGAAGGTGGACTCGATGCCGAGCCGGTCGAGGTGCTCACTGATCTGGGGCCCGCCGCCGTGCACGACGACCGGGCGCAGGCCGGCGTGGCGCAGGAAGACGACGTCCTCGGCGAAGCCCTCCTGGAGGGCCTGCTCGGTCATCGCGTTGCCGCCGTACTTGATGACGACGGTCGCGCCGTGGAAGCGGGTCAGCCAGGGCAGCGCCTCGATGAGGGTGCCGGCCTTGGCGTGCGCGCCGTTGGCTCTCATGACGAGTACGCCGAGTTCTCGTGGACGTAGGCCGCGGTCAGGTCGGTGGTGTGGACCGTCGCGGTGTGGGGGCCGGCCCCCAGGTCGATGGTGATCGTCACGTCGCGGGGGCGCATGTCGACCTTGTCGCGGTCGTCGCCGACCGCGCCGCCGCGGCAGACCCAGATGCCGTTGATGGCGACGTTGAGCCGGTCGGGCTCGAAGACGGCGTCGGTGGTGCCGGCGGCGGCCAGCACGCGGCCCCAGTTGGGGTCCTCGCCGTGGATGGCGCACTTGAGCAGGTTGGACCGGGACACGGCACGGCCGACCGTGACGGCGTCGTCCTCGCTGGCGGCTCCGACCACCTCGATCGCGATGGCCTTGCTGGCGCCCTCGGCGTCGACGAGGAGCTGCCTGGCCAGGTCG from Nonomuraea muscovyensis includes the following:
- the argB gene encoding acetylglutamate kinase, coding for MRANGAHAKAGTLIEALPWLTRFHGATVVIKYGGNAMTEQALQEGFAEDVVFLRHAGLRPVVVHGGGPQISEHLDRLGIESTFTAGLRVTTPEAMQVVRMVLVGQVNRDVVGLINRHGPFAVGLSGEDAHLFTAERKHALVDGEPVDIGQVGEIVKVEPGAVQALLDDGRIPVVSSIARGADGEIYNVNADTAAAALAVALGAQKLVILTDVEGLYANWPDDTDVIDELAATELEALMPTLSSGMVPKMGACLTAVRGGVPRAHVLDGRVPHALLLEIFTDEGIGTMVMPDE